The proteins below come from a single Candidatus Poribacteria bacterium genomic window:
- the gyrB gene encoding DNA topoisomerase (ATP-hydrolyzing) subunit B — protein MGEIKYTAEDIQVLEGLEAIRKRPGMFIGTTGPAGLHHLVTELVDNAIDEAIAGFCSEIEVVIHPDGSVSVSDNGRGIPVDPHPTLGKSTLEVVMTVLHSGGKFDGRNNVGYKTASGLHGVGDCCVNALSEWLIAEVRRDGKVYQQKYRRGIPQGPVEITGVSTRTGTTITFMPDRTIFETVEFDHDVLTKRLRELAFLNKGIKIIFRDERVLEDGSVREPKVFHYEGGIVSFVQYLNQNKNVLHDPPIYIHGERNDVFVEIAMQFNDGYSENIFSYANNANTHNGGTHVSGFKSGLTRVFNNYARSNDLLKNSKVRLSGEDIREGLTAVISVKLPNPQFEGQTKGALGNTEVAGIVESLINEQLSLYLEENPDIARKIIQKSILAAQAREAARKARELTRRKSVLDSSSLPTKLADCSERDPELCELFIVEGDSAGGTAKQGRDRRYQAVLPLRGKIINVEKWRLDKVLSNKEIEDIITALGTGIGQDDFDISKLRYNKIVIMTDADIDGAHIRTLLLTFFFRHMPQLVMNGNIYIAQPPLYRVRKGRKEQYINSEEQMTDFLLELALDSVTLRNLRRDRPYTELQLRDIIAWIREIEKRLNELNRKGIDIDEFLARRFRDERKVALYRVKTGEGEFYRFEDEVEELLSELRSGDIEKQLELLKESGDETMVEDVSDMPEIEELDRYVDMLREYGILPEDFMRGREEDESVEPVFVIDDGSKKQKARTIWGMMDQMLEIGKKGVTIQRYKGLGEMNADQLRETTMDPNTRVLIHVKLEDVVEADRIFTALMGESVGPRREFIEKYGMHVKLDLYG, from the coding sequence ATGGGAGAGATCAAATACACCGCCGAAGATATCCAGGTTCTCGAAGGATTGGAGGCTATCAGGAAACGACCCGGCATGTTCATCGGCACCACCGGCCCCGCCGGGCTTCATCATCTCGTCACGGAGCTCGTCGATAACGCCATAGATGAGGCGATAGCCGGTTTCTGCTCCGAGATAGAGGTGGTGATCCATCCCGATGGAAGCGTATCGGTCTCCGATAACGGAAGAGGTATTCCCGTTGATCCCCACCCGACCTTGGGAAAATCGACCTTGGAGGTGGTTATGACCGTCCTGCATTCCGGCGGCAAGTTCGACGGCAGAAATAACGTGGGATACAAAACCGCATCCGGATTGCACGGCGTCGGCGATTGCTGTGTCAACGCCCTCTCGGAATGGTTGATCGCAGAGGTTCGCCGGGATGGAAAGGTATATCAGCAGAAGTACCGGCGCGGGATACCTCAGGGGCCCGTGGAGATAACCGGGGTTAGCACCAGGACCGGAACGACCATCACGTTTATGCCCGATAGAACGATCTTTGAAACGGTTGAATTCGACCATGATGTCCTCACCAAGAGGCTGAGGGAGTTGGCTTTCCTCAATAAGGGGATCAAGATAATCTTCAGAGATGAAAGGGTTCTGGAGGACGGAAGCGTAAGGGAGCCAAAGGTTTTCCACTATGAGGGCGGGATCGTCTCCTTCGTCCAATATCTCAATCAGAACAAAAACGTCCTTCATGACCCGCCGATATACATCCATGGGGAGCGGAACGACGTGTTCGTCGAGATCGCCATGCAGTTCAACGACGGATACTCCGAGAACATCTTCTCATACGCTAACAACGCCAACACCCACAACGGCGGAACACATGTGAGCGGGTTCAAATCGGGGCTAACCAGGGTTTTCAACAATTACGCTAGGTCTAACGATCTGCTGAAAAACTCCAAGGTGAGGCTCTCCGGCGAGGATATCAGGGAGGGGCTTACCGCCGTCATAAGCGTCAAACTTCCGAACCCGCAGTTCGAGGGACAGACGAAAGGGGCACTGGGAAACACCGAGGTGGCGGGAATCGTCGAATCCCTCATAAACGAGCAGCTTTCACTGTACCTGGAGGAGAATCCTGACATAGCCAGGAAGATCATCCAGAAAAGCATCCTTGCCGCCCAGGCGAGAGAGGCGGCCAGAAAGGCGAGGGAGCTCACCCGAAGGAAAAGCGTCCTGGACAGCTCATCGCTCCCGACGAAGCTCGCCGATTGTTCCGAAAGGGACCCCGAGCTGTGTGAGCTTTTCATCGTCGAGGGTGATTCCGCCGGCGGAACAGCCAAACAGGGCAGGGATAGAAGATATCAAGCCGTCCTGCCGTTGAGGGGAAAGATAATCAACGTGGAGAAATGGCGGCTCGATAAGGTCCTGTCCAATAAGGAGATCGAGGACATAATCACCGCCCTGGGAACAGGTATCGGCCAGGACGACTTCGACATATCTAAGCTGCGGTACAATAAGATAGTGATTATGACAGACGCGGATATCGACGGAGCCCACATCAGAACACTGCTTCTGACCTTCTTCTTCAGACATATGCCCCAGTTGGTTATGAACGGCAACATATACATCGCCCAACCTCCGCTTTATAGGGTCAGGAAAGGCAGAAAGGAGCAATATATCAACAGCGAGGAACAGATGACGGATTTCCTCCTCGAGCTGGCCCTCGACTCCGTTACCCTCAGAAATCTCAGGAGGGATAGACCTTACACCGAGCTCCAGCTCAGGGATATCATAGCGTGGATCAGAGAGATAGAGAAGAGGCTGAACGAGTTGAACAGGAAGGGAATCGATATAGACGAATTCCTGGCCCGTAGGTTCCGAGATGAAAGGAAGGTGGCTCTGTACAGGGTTAAAACGGGGGAAGGGGAGTTCTATAGATTCGAGGATGAGGTTGAGGAGCTGCTCTCGGAGCTCAGGAGCGGCGACATCGAAAAGCAGCTCGAGCTGCTCAAGGAATCCGGCGATGAGACGATGGTGGAGGATGTCTCGGATATGCCCGAGATAGAGGAGCTCGACAGATACGTGGACATGCTCAGGGAGTATGGTATTCTGCCCGAGGACTTCATGAGGGGCAGAGAGGAGGATGAGTCGGTCGAGCCGGTGTTCGTCATAGACGACGGATCGAAGAAGCAAAAGGCGCGCACGATCTGGGGGATGATGGATCAGATGTTGGAGATCGGAAAGAAAGGCGTCACGATACAACGGTATAAGGGGCTAGGCGAGATGAACGCCGATCAACTGAGGGAGACGACCATGGACCCGAACACCAGGGTCTTGATCCACGTGAAGCTCGAGGACGTGGTCGAGGCCGATAGGATCTTCACGGCGCTTATGGGCGAAAGCGTCGGTCCAAGACGTGAGTTCATAGAGAAATACGGGATGCATGTTAAACTCGACCTTTACGGATGA
- a CDS encoding DUF721 domain-containing protein — MQRIREILDEVIKAKGMKGWIDTKMALIRWSDVVGSVASKFSRATQIKDGKLTVIVSNSVLLTDMRLRKEECIKRYEELLGEGIVRDIEFKLGVIKQPESREEVEENPLYGDISHIELTDEELSMADEIAQGVEDEETREVIRRAIIGQLKLNKWRKSLTGG; from the coding sequence ATGCAGAGGATAAGGGAAATTCTCGATGAGGTCATAAAGGCCAAAGGGATGAAAGGGTGGATCGATACCAAAATGGCCCTCATCAGATGGTCGGACGTGGTCGGTTCGGTTGCCTCTAAGTTCTCACGGGCGACGCAGATCAAAGATGGAAAGCTTACGGTCATCGTCTCCAATTCAGTGTTGCTGACGGACATGAGGCTCAGGAAAGAGGAGTGTATCAAAAGATATGAGGAACTTTTGGGGGAGGGGATCGTCAGGGATATAGAATTTAAGCTGGGAGTGATTAAACAGCCGGAGTCGAGGGAAGAGGTCGAGGAGAATCCGCTTTACGGAGATATAAGTCATATCGAGCTCACCGATGAGGAGCTCTCAATGGCCGATGAGATAGCTCAGGGAGTCGAGGACGAGGAGACCAGAGAGGTTATCAGGAGGGCGATCATCGGCCAGCTTAAACTCAACAAATGGAGGAAATCCTTAACCGGAGGTTAA
- the recF gene encoding DNA replication/repair protein RecF, whose product MFLRGLTLRNFRNYRGQSLTFNKSVNILVGGNAQGKTNLLEAIYCLCTCKSHRTHRDEEMILSGEQGFYLKGKFESDGDHFDIELVNLLDGRKRARFNGKSVERLSDLIGIAKVVIFSPESLQIVKGAPAERRKFLDILISQLDRVYLHDLQSYQAVLRQRNELLKQIRDGMVDRYLLTIWDEQLLDYGLKVVERRLAVVDRIASYAREIHSELSGGENLNLTYLVNGYDASNVELKELLTSSLEEAREYDITRGSTSVGPHRDDLGIYLNGVDARRFCSQGQQRTISLSLRISEYRMIKDETGKNPLILLDDVASELDSTRASLLYEMLNEVDAQIFLTTTHLDELAISGEFDIFDVIEGTVKCRG is encoded by the coding sequence TTGTTCCTGAGAGGGTTAACCCTGAGAAACTTCAGAAACTATCGGGGGCAGAGCCTGACCTTCAACAAAAGCGTGAACATCCTGGTGGGGGGCAACGCTCAAGGTAAAACCAACCTGTTGGAGGCGATCTACTGTCTGTGCACCTGCAAATCCCATAGGACCCATCGGGATGAGGAGATGATCCTCTCGGGAGAACAGGGGTTCTATCTCAAGGGGAAATTTGAATCGGACGGAGATCACTTCGATATCGAGCTGGTGAACCTCCTGGATGGCAGGAAACGGGCGAGATTCAACGGCAAATCGGTGGAAAGGCTCTCGGACCTGATAGGAATCGCCAAGGTGGTTATATTCTCTCCGGAGTCCCTCCAGATCGTCAAAGGAGCTCCGGCCGAAAGGAGGAAATTCCTTGATATCCTTATATCCCAGCTGGATCGGGTTTACCTCCATGACCTTCAATCCTATCAGGCCGTCCTCAGACAGCGAAACGAGCTTCTCAAGCAGATAAGAGATGGCATGGTTGATCGCTATCTTCTGACGATATGGGACGAGCAGCTCCTGGATTACGGCCTGAAGGTAGTTGAAAGGAGACTGGCAGTCGTTGATAGGATCGCCTCTTATGCTCGTGAAATCCATTCCGAGCTTTCAGGAGGAGAAAACCTGAATTTAACCTATCTTGTCAACGGTTATGACGCTTCAAACGTTGAATTAAAAGAGTTACTGACCTCTTCCCTGGAGGAGGCTAGGGAGTATGATATAACCCGCGGAAGCACCTCGGTGGGCCCTCACAGAGATGATCTGGGGATATATCTGAATGGGGTGGATGCGAGACGATTTTGCTCTCAGGGACAGCAGAGAACGATATCCCTTTCCCTGAGGATCTCCGAGTACAGGATGATAAAAGATGAGACGGGCAAAAATCCGTTGATACTGCTGGATGATGTGGCTTCTGAGCTCGATTCAACTAGGGCTTCGTTGTTGTACGAAATGCTAAATGAGGTCGACGCCCAGATATTTCTGACCACCACCCATCTGGATGAGCTCGCCATTTCGGGTGAATTTGATATCTTCGATGTTATCGAGGGAACGGTGAAATGCAGAGGATAA
- the dnaN gene encoding DNA polymerase III subunit beta — MELNFQRDELLRALQRLQSIAATRNTIPILSNTLISAGDEGIVMAATDLEVGIKLKVPGTVEEEGSITIPVRKFLEIVRELPSDEVRITTLANDRVEITYDRGSYKIVGLPSDEFPSFPEPSEDYLVMDSDVLVGMIGRTSFAASAEEGGFYDGVYFHLTPDSVRMVASDRRRLAMMSERMETPVEEEMGVIIPLKAVNEFAKNFEGAGEIRVFIQENQIMFQGEDKTLVSRLIEGNFPDYEAIIPKTSEIRIVADTQEMLGAVRRVSLLADPKTLMIVMDISEDKLALSANTPDFGSAYEEMELKESTGQIKIAFMARYISDVLRNINCEEIVFEFNEPLSPALARPSDSDNYIYLIMPMRME; from the coding sequence ATGGAACTGAACTTTCAGAGAGATGAGCTCCTTAGAGCCTTACAGAGGCTCCAAAGCATAGCAGCCACCAGAAACACGATCCCAATCCTATCCAACACCCTCATATCCGCAGGAGATGAGGGCATAGTTATGGCTGCAACCGACCTGGAGGTGGGAATCAAACTCAAAGTGCCAGGCACGGTCGAAGAGGAAGGATCGATAACCATACCAGTGCGGAAGTTCCTCGAAATAGTCCGTGAACTGCCGTCAGATGAGGTGAGAATAACCACTTTGGCCAACGATCGGGTCGAGATCACCTATGATCGAGGCTCGTACAAGATAGTCGGTCTTCCATCCGACGAGTTTCCTTCCTTTCCAGAGCCGTCGGAGGATTACCTCGTGATGGACTCCGATGTATTGGTGGGGATGATAGGAAGAACCTCGTTTGCTGCCTCAGCCGAGGAGGGCGGATTTTATGACGGCGTATATTTCCATCTCACTCCGGATAGCGTCAGGATGGTTGCCTCCGATAGAAGGCGACTGGCTATGATGAGCGAGCGCATGGAGACACCGGTAGAGGAGGAGATGGGGGTCATAATTCCGCTGAAGGCCGTTAACGAGTTCGCCAAAAACTTCGAAGGCGCAGGTGAAATCAGGGTGTTCATACAGGAGAACCAGATCATGTTCCAGGGGGAGGATAAGACGCTCGTCTCCCGCCTTATCGAGGGCAATTTCCCCGATTATGAGGCTATAATACCCAAGACCAGCGAGATAAGGATCGTCGCCGACACCCAGGAGATGCTCGGCGCCGTCAGACGAGTCTCCCTTCTGGCCGATCCGAAGACGCTGATGATCGTTATGGATATCTCCGAGGACAAGCTCGCCCTCTCGGCAAACACGCCCGATTTCGGCTCAGCCTACGAGGAAATGGAGCTCAAAGAGAGCACCGGCCAGATCAAGATCGCCTTCATGGCCAGATATATCTCAGACGTGCTGAGGAATATAAACTGCGAGGAGATCGTGTTCGAGTTCAACGAACCTCTCAGCCCTGCTTTAGCTAGACCGTCAGATTCGGATAACTACATCTACCTCATCATGCCGATGAGGATGGAGTGA